ACACCGTGCGGCTGTATCCCGCGGGCGACACGCTCGACGTCAAGCTTTCGACGCTCGGCCGGGCCATCGAGCTGGCCCGCGAGGTTTAGCGCGCCCTTAATGCACCGCCGTCGGCGCTTCCGACACCTTCACGAGTTTTACCTCGGGCCGCGCCGGCACCCCGTCGGCGAGAAACCAGCGGAAGGCGAGGTTGCCTCGCGGATAGCCCAGCGCGGTCACCGAATTCGGGTGGGCCGTCATCGCGCGGGACAAGACGATCGTCACGGAGCCGTCGCCGTTGGCGATGGCGCTGTGGCCGTTGATCGAGCAACGGGCGTCGGGGCCCTCCGAGGCGCCATAGGTGGCCATGAACTGGTTCCACACCACCATGTTCCAGAACCTGCACGACGGCGGCCGGTGCGTGATGACCAGTGCTTCGTCGTCGTCGAGCACGAAGCTGCCGTAGGAGTAGCAGGCATCGCGCGCCGACCAGCCGAAGTTGGCGTCGGGCACCTGGTAGGGATCGGCGAATTGGTTTGCGGCGTGGGCGGTCTCGTGCCCCAGCGCGTGCGCGTCGTCCGCTCGCGCCCCGACAACCAGCGGCACGATGGCGAACATGGTGCGCATCCAGGTCGCCGCCGCCCGCAGCCGGGCGGCGGTCTCCGCGTCGCCGTGTCGTATGGGGTCCGGCTCGTCGAGTGCCTCGATGCGCCAGACGACCGGGCGGCCGGTCAGTGGGTCGGCCTGGTAGTCACGGGTCATCAGCACCGCCGCGCCGGGCGTGGGACCGAGCTCGAAGGAGAAGTTGCCGTCGGCGTCGACATCGAGGTCGCTGTCACGGACGATCGCGACGACCCGGTCCGACCACGCGCCGGGCGACGGTTCGTTGTAGGCGGTCACCGAGAAGTACACGCTGTCGCCCCGATTGCCGCTGATGCGGTAGCGCCGCTCCGGATCGACCGGGCACAGGAAGTAATAGGCGTCGGTGTTGTCGCCGCCCCACCGACGATCGCGACGGAACGGCGTGTTCACCGCGACGAACTGCGGCCGGCCGGGTTCGGGGAACAGGTAGGCATCGAACGCCACGCCCAGCGTGGCGGCGAGCATGCGATAGCCGTCGGCGATGTGCCGGTCGTCGGTAACCGCACGATCGCCCTCGAGGAACGAACGGTCAAGGTCGCCGATAGTCGCCAAGAGCTCTTTCCACGCGGTGGCCGATTCGTGCGTCATGCTGTGGTTCCTTTCAGGATTCCTTTCAGGAGCAACGTGGTCGTGCGGTCGACCCAGGCGTCGTCAAGGTCGGCGCCGCGCGTGAGCAGGGCCATCAGGGTGAGGCCGGCGATGGCTTCTGCCAGTTCGGCGGCCAGTTCGGCAGCGGTCACATCGGCCCGGACCTCACCGGAGGCCGCGGCGCGTGCGAGCCGCTCGACGAGGCCGCCGGCGATGATGCCGGCGAAGCGCTCCAACAGCGCCGAATGCAGGGTCGGATCCGCCGCCATCTCGCCGATGAGTCCCGGCAAGGCCGCCTTGGCGGCCGGCGTCGTCAGGAAAGCCATTGTGCGGCGGACCATTTCGCGCAGGTCCCCGGGCAGCGAGCCGGTGTCGGGAATCGCCGTCGCGGCGCCGATCGGGAACACCGCCTCGTGTACCAGGTGCGCCTTGCTCGGCCAGCGCCGGTAGATCGCGGGCTTGCTGGTGCCGGCCCGCTCGGCGATGGCGGAGACCAGCAGCCCGGCGTAACCGGTTTCGGCGAGAAGCTCGACCGTCGCGCGCAGCACAGCGGCGTCAATACGTGGGTCACGGGGCCGGCCAAAATCAACAACCATTACGAAACTCAGAGTAACATAAGTCGCCGTGACCCACGTCCGGCTTGACGACCTAACCCAGCCCCGATTTAGCGCCGAGGCCCAGCAGATCCTCGACATGATGGCCGCGATGGCGCCCCAGTGCCCGTTGGACGCCGACGCGCTGCACGCGCACGCCAGCGCCGACACCGGCCTGCACAATTTCGGCCCCCGGGGAGTC
The nucleotide sequence above comes from Mycobacterium malmoense. Encoded proteins:
- a CDS encoding TetR/AcrR family transcriptional regulator, giving the protein MVVDFGRPRDPRIDAAVLRATVELLAETGYAGLLVSAIAERAGTSKPAIYRRWPSKAHLVHEAVFPIGAATAIPDTGSLPGDLREMVRRTMAFLTTPAAKAALPGLIGEMAADPTLHSALLERFAGIIAGGLVERLARAAASGEVRADVTAAELAAELAEAIAGLTLMALLTRGADLDDAWVDRTTTLLLKGILKGTTA
- a CDS encoding DUF1214 domain-containing protein gives rise to the protein MTHESATAWKELLATIGDLDRSFLEGDRAVTDDRHIADGYRMLAATLGVAFDAYLFPEPGRPQFVAVNTPFRRDRRWGGDNTDAYYFLCPVDPERRYRISGNRGDSVYFSVTAYNEPSPGAWSDRVVAIVRDSDLDVDADGNFSFELGPTPGAAVLMTRDYQADPLTGRPVVWRIEALDEPDPIRHGDAETAARLRAAATWMRTMFAIVPLVVGARADDAHALGHETAHAANQFADPYQVPDANFGWSARDACYSYGSFVLDDDEALVITHRPPSCRFWNMVVWNQFMATYGASEGPDARCSINGHSAIANGDGSVTIVLSRAMTAHPNSVTALGYPRGNLAFRWFLADGVPARPEVKLVKVSEAPTAVH